One window of the Candidatus Jettenia sp. genome contains the following:
- a CDS encoding tetratricopeptide repeat protein — MYLAITYSLIEKNEEAFIACKKALEINPNLEDGHYFMGVCYFKKNMFDDSIAELKKAVQLNPKSEKAHSVLSVIYDKLGMVNEVMEQNRILRQLSFERENDERYSKK; from the coding sequence TTGTACCTGGCTATTACGTATAGTTTAATCGAAAAGAATGAAGAGGCTTTTATTGCATGTAAAAAGGCTCTGGAGATTAATCCAAACCTGGAGGACGGACATTATTTCATGGGTGTTTGCTATTTTAAAAAGAATATGTTTGATGATTCTATAGCAGAGCTTAAAAAAGCCGTTCAGTTAAACCCTAAATCGGAAAAGGCACATAGTGTTCTTTCTGTGATTTATGATAAACTTGGAATGGTTAACGAGGTTATGGAACAAAATCGTATCCTGAGGCAACTCTCATTTGAAAGGGAGAACGATGAAAGATATTCAAAAAAGTAG
- a CDS encoding tetratricopeptide repeat protein — protein MVKQNIILVKIIAGLLLICFLVTGCGDKASYHDRKGLALYNQRKYDESIAEFKKALEVNPNHYNARFDLGIAYYTKGMVNESIAELKKAIDANPDEPKAHYNIAFAYVANKKFEDAISEYQKQ, from the coding sequence ATGGTAAAACAGAATATAATTCTTGTGAAGATAATCGCTGGATTACTTCTGATATGTTTCCTGGTAACAGGTTGCGGGGATAAAGCAAGTTACCATGACAGGAAAGGGCTTGCCCTCTATAATCAGAGGAAATATGATGAGTCAATTGCAGAATTTAAGAAAGCATTGGAAGTGAACCCCAACCATTATAATGCCCGTTTCGATTTAGGAATTGCTTATTATACAAAAGGTATGGTAAATGAATCGATAGCGGAACTAAAAAAGGCAATTGACGCAAATCCTGATGAGCCAAAGGCACATTATAATATTGCTTTTGCTTATGTAGCCAATAAGAAATTTGAGGATGCAATTTCTGAATACCAAAAGCAATAG
- a CDS encoding diguanylate cyclase, giving the protein MNKLIEAKEPIRILIVDDEEIIRDLLYDTLSQTGYKVKVAINGRDAVKQIENEPFEIVITDLRMPGISGIELLQYVLKMNPDVCVLIMTAYGTVESAVNAMKLGAYDYICKPFELEEMKIIVEKAVERQWLLRESRMLEFYRHLSITDSLTKVYNYRYFHEFIERELQRAKRNSSTFSLLFADVDDFKVYNDLNGHLAGDEILRELASIFLNTTRKTDFVARYGGEEFTVVLPETTINAGLGVANRIMKEVQSKKWMYTDILSNKGITMSIGMVAYPKDALSKDNLIRKADDAMYYAKRLGKNRVCYFKEDVIVEVE; this is encoded by the coding sequence ATGAACAAATTAATAGAGGCGAAGGAACCTATACGGATACTCATTGTTGACGATGAAGAGATAATTCGTGATTTACTTTATGATACGCTCTCCCAAACGGGATATAAAGTAAAGGTTGCAATAAACGGAAGGGATGCGGTTAAGCAAATTGAAAATGAGCCTTTTGAAATCGTAATTACTGATCTTAGAATGCCCGGCATAAGTGGCATAGAATTATTACAGTATGTACTCAAGATGAACCCTGATGTGTGTGTATTAATTATGACTGCCTATGGTACGGTAGAATCAGCAGTTAATGCAATGAAATTAGGTGCGTATGACTATATTTGTAAACCCTTTGAACTGGAAGAGATGAAAATCATTGTAGAGAAAGCTGTAGAAAGACAGTGGCTGTTACGGGAATCCCGGATGCTGGAATTTTATAGGCATCTTTCCATTACTGATAGTTTAACCAAGGTTTATAATTACAGATATTTTCATGAATTTATAGAGCGTGAACTACAAAGGGCAAAAAGAAATTCAAGTACATTCTCTCTCTTATTTGCCGATGTTGATGATTTTAAGGTCTACAATGATTTGAATGGCCATCTAGCCGGAGATGAGATACTTCGTGAGTTAGCCTCAATATTTTTAAATACAACACGAAAGACAGATTTTGTAGCCCGGTATGGTGGTGAGGAATTTACGGTTGTTTTACCTGAAACGACTATAAATGCCGGTTTAGGTGTGGCGAATCGAATCATGAAAGAAGTACAATCTAAAAAATGGATGTATACGGATATTCTCTCTAACAAAGGGATTACCATGAGTATAGGTATGGTGGCATATCCAAAAGATGCATTATCAAAAGATAATTTAATTAGAAAAGCTGATGACGCTATGTATTATGCAAAAAGATTAGGTAAAAACAGGGTATGTTATTTTAAAGAAGATGTAATTGTCGAAGTTGAATAG
- a CDS encoding ATP-binding protein: protein MRKISVFRRLGFKMALFISFVGLLPLFIGLFFLFKSTESFIKDEVLNNLGMLAKNTKEEIHRFMESCVTDMKMLAESESMRSTHISVDKKLSEMKRIQEYYKCFEDITMIDIKGRVITSTAYNYQGEWKSKKWFQEAINGKVYISDAHIILDPYEVVVAIAVPLVDDKGKIQAAIVGQLNMERIWEIVDNITIGNTGIIAIVNNLQYFIAHPRKEKLFQHAPFDPDKQSGVVNAIEPDFKTFIYSSERYVGNSEYEFPNWRVIVAQERRDALSNILRLKKNVVYVLSSSFFLVILMSIIVSKGVVKPIHTLIHGMARVSDGDLNYKTNIKNRDEIGLLGISFNDMIMRLGKARAEIQRKTEALRDAFNQINELNVNLEKKVEQRTKELKEKQFQLIQSGKLAAIGQLGAGVAHELNNPMTGILGYTQYMLEKVSKENVKMEDISTFRKCLQHIENSTHRCMDIVQNLLQFARKSNEIFEPLNINNIIADTLSLIKGQLLANKIEVVNNLVNDVDLIDGNANQLQQVFINVILNAQQAMPKGGHLFISTRRTKGRVVEAEFKDTGCGIAEEHIERIFEPFFTTKMDWKGTGLGLSICYDIIKRHNGNIMVSSQMGKGTIFTVILPVPIQKDNESNEQINRGEGTYTDTHC, encoded by the coding sequence ATGAGAAAAATAAGTGTATTTAGACGGTTAGGGTTTAAAATGGCCTTGTTTATTTCTTTCGTGGGGCTTTTGCCGTTGTTTATTGGTTTATTTTTTCTGTTTAAAAGTACTGAGAGTTTTATAAAAGATGAGGTCCTTAACAATCTTGGCATGCTAGCTAAAAATACAAAAGAAGAGATACATCGCTTTATGGAGAGCTGCGTGACAGACATGAAAATGCTGGCAGAGAGCGAAAGTATGAGAAGTACACATATATCTGTCGATAAGAAATTATCTGAAATGAAAAGAATTCAGGAATATTACAAGTGTTTTGAAGATATTACTATGATCGATATAAAAGGTCGTGTAATAACATCTACAGCATACAATTATCAGGGTGAATGGAAATCGAAAAAATGGTTTCAGGAGGCGATAAACGGTAAGGTGTATATTTCTGATGCACATATCATCCTTGATCCTTATGAGGTTGTCGTTGCCATTGCTGTTCCGCTCGTGGATGATAAGGGGAAGATACAGGCAGCCATTGTTGGACAGCTTAATATGGAACGTATATGGGAGATTGTAGATAATATAACCATAGGGAATACCGGGATTATCGCAATTGTTAATAACTTACAGTACTTCATTGCCCATCCCAGAAAGGAAAAGTTATTTCAGCATGCACCTTTTGATCCGGATAAACAATCCGGGGTTGTTAATGCGATAGAACCTGATTTTAAAACGTTTATTTACAGTTCAGAGAGATACGTGGGTAACTCAGAGTATGAGTTTCCTAACTGGCGGGTTATTGTTGCACAAGAGAGAAGGGATGCGTTATCCAATATATTGAGGTTGAAAAAAAATGTTGTATATGTTTTAAGCAGTAGCTTTTTCTTGGTAATACTCATGAGTATTATAGTTTCAAAAGGTGTAGTAAAACCCATACACACCTTGATTCACGGGATGGCGAGAGTATCTGATGGTGATTTAAACTACAAAACAAATATAAAGAATAGAGATGAAATTGGCTTGTTAGGGATATCTTTCAACGACATGATAATGCGGTTAGGCAAAGCAAGGGCTGAAATACAGAGAAAAACAGAGGCATTGCGCGATGCATTTAACCAAATTAACGAATTAAACGTTAATTTGGAGAAAAAAGTAGAGCAGAGGACGAAAGAATTGAAAGAAAAGCAATTTCAGTTGATTCAGTCTGGTAAACTGGCAGCTATTGGTCAGTTGGGGGCCGGTGTTGCTCATGAGTTGAATAATCCCATGACAGGTATCCTGGGCTATACACAATATATGCTAGAGAAAGTATCAAAGGAAAATGTAAAGATGGAGGATATTTCTACCTTTAGGAAGTGTTTACAACACATAGAAAATAGCACACATCGTTGCATGGATATAGTGCAAAATTTGCTTCAATTCGCAAGAAAATCAAATGAAATTTTTGAACCTTTGAATATAAACAATATTATAGCAGATACGTTATCTCTCATAAAAGGCCAGTTGTTAGCGAATAAGATCGAAGTGGTGAATAATTTAGTGAATGACGTAGATCTGATCGATGGAAATGCTAATCAGCTACAACAGGTATTTATTAACGTAATACTGAATGCCCAGCAGGCAATGCCTAAAGGAGGACATTTGTTTATTTCGACGAGAAGAACTAAGGGCAGAGTTGTAGAGGCTGAATTTAAAGATACGGGTTGTGGAATTGCTGAGGAACATATAGAGCGAATATTTGAACCTTTTTTTACAACAAAGATGGATTGGAAAGGGACTGGACTTGGATTATCAATATGCTATGATATTATAAAAAGGCATAATGGAAATATTATGGTGAGTAGTCAAATGGGAAAAGGGACTATTTTTACTGTCATATTGCCAGTGCCGATACAGAAGGATAATGAGAGTAATGAACAAATTAATAGAGGCGAAGGAACCTATACGGATACTCATTGTTGA
- a CDS encoding spermidine/putrescine ABC transporter substrate-binding protein — MKILFSVVFIIWFGFIVPHAGGSDTELNVYTWVDYIDPEIFSDFEKEFQVKVHVDFYDDEEAMFSLVQSQPERYDVIFPSDSLTDVMIKSKLLSKLDMHQIPNKKNLKARFRTISNRKWRRYSVPIDWGVTGIAYNTKYVKGHVDSWGIFWDKRYRGRMALSNNMYDVMTVGLKRLGYSLKPTNPKDADESLKILKALKPLLLKEGFISYNKIDEGLISEVLWIAQCYNGDAAFVNERNNAIKFILPKEGTGFWTDNIAVTIGAKHKRLAEKFINFMLRPEISGKHTNYSYYANCNKKARVFVNKELLKNPYIYINEKTIDTLEVYEILNSNVQKKFNECWAELVSD, encoded by the coding sequence ATGAAAATACTTTTTTCTGTTGTTTTCATCATATGGTTCGGGTTTATCGTTCCTCATGCAGGTGGCTCTGATACAGAGCTTAATGTATATACATGGGTCGACTATATCGATCCGGAGATCTTTTCCGATTTTGAGAAAGAATTTCAGGTGAAAGTACATGTTGATTTTTACGATGATGAAGAGGCAATGTTTTCTTTGGTTCAATCGCAGCCAGAACGATACGATGTTATCTTTCCGAGTGATTCCTTAACGGATGTGATGATAAAATCTAAATTGCTATCAAAACTTGATATGCATCAGATACCCAATAAGAAAAATCTTAAAGCAAGATTCAGGACTATTTCAAATAGAAAGTGGAGAAGATATAGCGTTCCTATTGATTGGGGTGTTACTGGTATTGCATATAATACAAAATACGTAAAAGGTCATGTTGATAGTTGGGGTATTTTTTGGGACAAAAGATATAGGGGCAGGATGGCGCTTTCAAATAACATGTACGATGTAATGACTGTCGGACTAAAAAGGTTGGGTTATTCATTAAAACCTACGAACCCTAAGGATGCAGACGAATCATTAAAGATATTGAAAGCATTAAAACCTCTCCTTCTGAAAGAGGGGTTTATTTCTTATAATAAGATTGATGAAGGGTTAATAAGCGAAGTATTATGGATTGCTCAGTGTTACAATGGAGATGCTGCATTCGTTAATGAAAGAAATAATGCCATAAAGTTTATATTACCGAAAGAAGGTACAGGCTTTTGGACGGATAACATAGCGGTTACTATTGGCGCAAAACATAAACGACTTGCAGAAAAGTTTATTAATTTTATGCTTCGTCCGGAAATTAGTGGAAAGCATACTAATTATTCTTATTATGCAAATTGTAATAAAAAGGCACGAGTGTTTGTTAATAAGGAATTGTTAAAAAATCCTTATATTTATATAAATGAAAAAACAATCGATACGTTGGAAGTATATGAAATTTTGAATTCTAATGTTCAGAAAAAGTTCAATGAATGTTGGGCAGAACTCGTTTCAGATTAG
- a CDS encoding alginate export family protein yields the protein MIKKIPCILVMIFVFPPFTFSETFCNISPNLKLSIKNHLRFSGNSIGNNLDLDSKKSDGVTYVGYTYDTEFNITYKDFLISFIRFESSGPFDYDAPIISDKKINTLFGEVDNYSVPEIIPRVEEYWIDSLIFHLPARLKLGQYAYHVGNGYALGGYYENCGFSAYSMSEDFKWTFSYVKPDVVNKIILGPQVPQERSLDVEYDSNAHFVSFDVLMKRDNGLLQPYIGLLHDTTPSNRRVSTIPVPVNEDNLFTIGIDTEIYFDTLHVGFEVAKNFGSANVLDDQDDIIHKGYMAYADISYNFEKFTPRSKLLVSSGNKMDADDVVQGRFNSHSNNVFSVYSPTNINLSDTIYPAAYGPFVATGGSYGLNYGIVRPGTFGDPYQLNNLILPNIGIDIQITDTWLLSLDYWYLRSFEHAIGILNNRAITLSSDLGHELDFYSSYDLTDHISFSLQTGIFFPGRYYHEKRNDGDILGLAPAPRFDGDADPAYQIELVTEIIF from the coding sequence ATGATAAAAAAGATTCCCTGTATCCTTGTCATGATATTTGTGTTTCCCCCCTTTACTTTCTCTGAAACGTTCTGTAACATATCCCCAAATCTAAAACTTTCTATAAAAAACCACCTGCGATTTTCAGGTAATTCTATAGGAAATAACCTGGACTTAGATAGCAAAAAGAGTGATGGCGTTACGTATGTAGGATACACGTATGATACGGAATTTAATATTACTTATAAAGATTTCCTGATATCTTTTATAAGATTTGAGAGTAGCGGCCCTTTTGATTATGATGCCCCAATTATATCAGACAAAAAAATCAATACCCTCTTTGGAGAAGTTGATAATTATAGTGTTCCTGAAATAATTCCACGGGTTGAAGAGTATTGGATAGACTCTTTAATTTTTCATTTACCTGCGAGGCTTAAATTAGGGCAATATGCCTATCACGTGGGGAATGGTTATGCACTTGGAGGATACTATGAGAATTGTGGTTTTAGTGCCTACAGTATGAGCGAAGATTTCAAATGGACTTTCTCTTACGTAAAACCCGATGTAGTAAATAAAATTATCCTGGGGCCTCAAGTGCCTCAAGAAAGGTCCCTAGATGTAGAATACGATTCTAATGCCCATTTTGTGAGTTTTGATGTTCTTATGAAACGCGATAATGGTTTACTTCAACCTTATATTGGATTGTTGCACGATACAACACCAAGCAATCGCAGGGTTAGCACGATTCCTGTTCCTGTAAATGAGGATAATTTGTTTACTATTGGCATTGATACAGAAATATATTTTGATACACTCCATGTTGGATTTGAAGTTGCAAAAAATTTTGGTAGTGCAAATGTCTTAGATGATCAAGATGATATAATCCATAAAGGATATATGGCCTATGCCGATATTTCTTATAATTTTGAAAAATTTACTCCCAGGTCAAAACTGCTTGTGAGTTCCGGTAATAAGATGGATGCCGATGATGTAGTACAAGGCCGTTTCAATTCCCATAGTAATAATGTCTTCTCTGTTTATTCTCCTACAAATATAAACCTTTCGGATACTATTTATCCGGCAGCTTATGGTCCGTTTGTAGCAACAGGAGGAAGTTATGGCTTGAATTATGGTATTGTTCGGCCAGGCACTTTTGGTGACCCGTATCAGTTGAATAATCTTATTCTACCGAATATAGGAATAGATATACAAATAACGGATACATGGTTATTATCTCTTGATTATTGGTACCTGAGAAGTTTTGAACATGCCATAGGCATTCTCAACAATCGTGCTATTACCTTAAGCTCAGATTTAGGGCATGAACTGGATTTTTATAGCAGCTATGATTTAACGGATCATATTTCTTTTAGTCTTCAGACAGGTATTTTCTTTCCCGGTAGATATTATCATGAAAAGAGGAATGATGGAGATATTTTGGGTTTAGCGCCTGCGCCTCGTTTTGATGGAGATGCAGACCCTGCTTATCAAATTGAATTAGTAACGGAAATTATATTTTGA
- the speB gene encoding agmatinase, with the protein MLRNIRQYVLSSLQFGAFPYDFKSDSDAYKHSKVIIMGVPFDGTATYQTGTKVGPYAILNASINVEPYDDELGDIYSAGIFTVGILNLEEIHTDAKKVIEAVYHVSKGIVKDNKFLATLGGEHSISQGVIKAYKEKYKKLSVLQLDAHLDLMEQFGGTPYSHASVSRRVAEDLRCKVTSFGVRVVSKEEQEFVEKSKNAVSVFYARDIYNNDDWHEEAIETLEDYVYITLDVDGFDISIMPATGTPVPGGLGWYRTLDFLRKVYTNRKVVGFDVVELKPNPGNEAPNFLAANLVYKNIGFYNKYTLLS; encoded by the coding sequence ATGCTGCGTAATATCAGACAATATGTGCTAAGTTCACTACAGTTTGGAGCGTTTCCTTACGATTTTAAAAGTGACAGTGATGCTTACAAACATTCTAAGGTTATTATTATGGGAGTACCTTTTGATGGTACAGCTACCTATCAAACAGGAACCAAAGTAGGTCCTTATGCAATACTTAATGCGTCTATTAATGTAGAGCCGTATGATGACGAATTAGGTGATATCTATTCTGCAGGTATTTTTACTGTGGGAATACTTAATTTAGAGGAAATTCATACTGATGCAAAAAAGGTAATCGAGGCAGTTTATCATGTCAGTAAAGGAATTGTAAAAGACAATAAGTTTTTGGCAACGTTAGGTGGTGAGCATTCGATTTCACAAGGTGTAATAAAAGCATATAAAGAAAAATACAAGAAATTATCTGTGCTTCAACTCGATGCGCATCTTGATTTAATGGAACAGTTTGGCGGTACTCCCTACAGCCACGCGAGTGTATCAAGAAGGGTGGCTGAAGACCTGAGATGTAAAGTGACCAGTTTTGGCGTAAGGGTAGTATCGAAGGAAGAACAGGAATTTGTAGAAAAGAGTAAAAATGCCGTATCTGTGTTTTATGCAAGAGATATTTATAATAATGATGACTGGCATGAGGAAGCCATAGAAACATTAGAAGATTATGTATATATTACTTTGGATGTGGATGGCTTCGATATATCGATTATGCCTGCTACAGGGACTCCTGTTCCTGGTGGTTTGGGGTGGTATCGGACACTGGATTTTTTACGCAAAGTATATACGAATCGAAAAGTGGTTGGATTCGATGTGGTTGAGTTGAAACCCAATCCGGGAAATGAAGCGCCAAATTTTTTAGCTGCCAATCTTGTGTATAAAAATATAGGATTTTATAATAAATATACCCTTTTATCTTAA
- a CDS encoding cytochrome c family protein produces MWIKDEFNPNWKKYQKEYYEEQALKVEKEFLAASSVKEKELLGKRLTAMRYPLYEIKQILLKGDYSWEKKQNGVKVDRCMTCHIDEDKLKAKHSHTKELPFDVYGCTVCHGGNGRALSEESAHEGMYYHKRQMEQKLVVAEAMFDFWEELATLTPEETDPNERVEMGNFKKYSITGDKAIYVGSQKCLKCHTGLTSPHVERWMRIKFKTFDRVKEAPDYIAGDAAYRKTCLKCHTTGYDESTGKYSEEGVTCEACHGAGEIFSYFMDIGKAPEGQKIAKVGTYGTAFNICGPCHHTRNHEMRLKFFQEKGSPDEWFFPEHTRPYKTGLMEKKEVSGPEPLPKIF; encoded by the coding sequence ATGTGGATTAAAGATGAATTTAATCCAAATTGGAAAAAATACCAAAAGGAGTATTATGAAGAACAGGCATTGAAGGTTGAGAAGGAATTTTTAGCAGCCTCATCTGTAAAAGAAAAGGAGTTGTTGGGTAAGCGCCTTACGGCAATGCGTTATCCCCTTTATGAGATTAAACAGATACTGCTCAAAGGTGACTATAGTTGGGAAAAAAAGCAAAATGGGGTCAAGGTTGACCGTTGTATGACCTGTCATATTGATGAGGACAAGCTGAAAGCAAAACATTCTCATACAAAGGAATTACCCTTTGATGTTTACGGATGTACTGTATGCCATGGGGGGAACGGAAGAGCATTGAGCGAGGAGAGCGCACATGAGGGCATGTATTATCATAAAAGGCAGATGGAGCAGAAACTCGTTGTGGCTGAGGCAATGTTTGACTTTTGGGAAGAATTAGCAACTTTAACGCCAGAAGAGACCGACCCTAATGAAAGGGTAGAAATGGGCAATTTTAAAAAATATAGCATTACAGGAGATAAAGCTATTTATGTAGGTAGCCAAAAATGTCTCAAGTGCCATACAGGGTTAACATCCCCGCATGTTGAAAGATGGATGAGGATCAAGTTTAAAACCTTTGATCGTGTAAAAGAAGCTCCTGATTATATTGCAGGAGACGCTGCATATCGAAAGACATGTTTAAAATGTCATACAACTGGCTATGATGAGAGCACGGGAAAATACTCAGAGGAAGGCGTTACTTGTGAGGCCTGTCATGGAGCAGGAGAAATATTTAGTTATTTTATGGACATTGGAAAGGCACCGGAAGGGCAGAAGATAGCTAAGGTAGGAACATACGGTACAGCATTTAATATATGCGGGCCTTGCCATCATACGCGTAACCATGAAATGCGACTGAAATTTTTCCAGGAAAAAGGTAGTCCTGATGAGTGGTTTTTTCCCGAACATACAAGGCCGTATAAAACGGGTCTTATGGAAAAAAAAGAAGTATCTGGACCGGAACCATTGCCAAAAATCTTTTAA
- a CDS encoding cytochrome b N-terminal domain-containing protein yields MKLIPDLIKKITDNEIWRSVFRHGYADTPRNRVLQIISNIWLHLHPAKVREHGTKIRFTWCMGGITFFIFLFETITGILLMFYYVPDVNRAYADIVDLMYVVPFGRFLRNSHRWGAHAMVITVSIHMFRVFLTGSYKPPRQFNWVVGVILLVLTFLLSFTGYLLPWDQLGYWAITVGTNMARATPFLGHEGPFAYILGMRADNDVRFALLGGTMIEAPALLRAYVWHCIAIPVMASALMMVHFWRVRKDGGISGPL; encoded by the coding sequence ATGAAATTAATTCCTGATTTAATAAAGAAAATTACAGATAATGAAATTTGGAGATCTGTATTTCGCCATGGATATGCAGATACCCCCAGAAACAGGGTTCTTCAGATTATCAGCAATATATGGTTGCATCTACATCCAGCAAAGGTGCGAGAGCATGGTACGAAGATTCGCTTTACCTGGTGTATGGGAGGGATTACGTTTTTTATATTCCTGTTTGAGACAATAACAGGTATCCTGTTAATGTTTTACTATGTTCCTGATGTAAACAGGGCATATGCAGATATTGTAGATTTAATGTATGTAGTACCTTTTGGTAGATTTTTAAGAAATTCTCACCGATGGGGTGCTCACGCAATGGTTATTACTGTGAGTATCCATATGTTTCGGGTTTTCTTAACAGGCTCATATAAACCGCCACGGCAGTTTAACTGGGTGGTTGGTGTGATCCTGCTAGTTCTTACATTTTTGTTAAGTTTTACCGGTTATCTGTTGCCTTGGGATCAATTAGGTTACTGGGCTATTACTGTTGGTACGAATATGGCGCGTGCGACACCGTTTTTAGGCCATGAGGGACCATTTGCCTACATACTGGGAATGAGAGCTGACAATGATGTTCGCTTTGCTTTGTTAGGTGGAACAATGATTGAAGCTCCTGCCTTACTGCGAGCCTATGTATGGCACTGTATAGCAATTCCTGTGATGGCTTCAGCGTTGATGATGGTGCATTTCTGGAGAGTGCGTAAAGACGGTGGTATTTCAGGTCCATTATAG
- a CDS encoding FAD-dependent oxidoreductase yields the protein MEQATLPKRGIRALVDLDWLKENIRCQHRCPAHMDVPGYIRLIQEGKYQESYELMKETNPFPAVCGYICPHPCESKCKRGDFDRPVAIDALKRFVTDYIYKNKIRVSSPKIKQKEEKVAIIGAGPAGLTAANDLAGMGYKVTVFEKESQVGGMMMWAIPSYRLPRDQIMFDVSHILERGVDIRTNTPIGSPGKTISDLFNEGYKSVFIAVGAQKGKRLEIPGEDGTEGVVDCLEFLKNVNDGDTRSPGKKVVVIGGGNSAIDAARTAHRLGPEVYIVYRRTREEMPALPWEVEEADHEGIQFHFLAAPVRILTENGKVKALECIKMRLGKPDNSGRRRPEPVPNSEFTIETDCIITAISQESDLKFLGDDHGLDVTKWGTLAVSDTLMTNKKGIFAGGDVTLGPSTVIECIAQGHVAAKAIDRFIRGEEVQEPKKKAWVTLLDNEFDLREENYDAVPRQQMQMLPVEDREGTFNLVELGLTEAQAKIEALRCLKCDLNINVETNECVLCGRCSMVCPVGALKQVDAYDENKGYQPFVSKDGIVIKYTDKCIRCGNCKDCPVSVISLKRVLWKPNEEINKML from the coding sequence ATGGAACAAGCAACATTACCAAAACGGGGAATACGGGCGCTTGTTGATTTGGATTGGTTAAAGGAAAATATTCGTTGCCAGCACCGATGCCCGGCACACATGGATGTGCCCGGTTATATTCGTTTGATTCAGGAAGGAAAATACCAGGAGTCTTACGAATTGATGAAAGAGACTAATCCATTTCCAGCCGTTTGTGGCTACATATGCCCGCATCCCTGTGAGAGCAAATGTAAACGTGGCGATTTTGACAGACCTGTAGCAATTGATGCTTTAAAGCGGTTTGTTACGGATTATATTTACAAAAATAAGATAAGGGTTTCCTCTCCAAAGATAAAGCAAAAGGAAGAAAAAGTTGCTATCATTGGAGCTGGTCCTGCAGGACTAACTGCTGCCAATGACCTTGCCGGTATGGGGTATAAGGTAACTGTTTTTGAAAAGGAATCCCAAGTAGGCGGCATGATGATGTGGGCGATTCCCTCATATAGACTTCCCCGTGATCAAATTATGTTTGATGTAAGCCATATTTTAGAGCGCGGTGTTGATATCAGGACGAATACACCGATTGGAAGTCCGGGAAAAACAATTTCTGATTTATTTAACGAAGGATATAAATCCGTATTCATAGCTGTCGGTGCACAAAAAGGGAAAAGGCTTGAAATTCCCGGAGAAGACGGAACAGAAGGAGTCGTGGATTGTTTGGAGTTTTTGAAAAATGTGAATGATGGCGATACGAGAAGTCCGGGTAAAAAAGTAGTTGTTATTGGTGGTGGAAATTCTGCTATAGACGCAGCGAGGACTGCTCACCGGCTAGGCCCGGAAGTTTACATTGTATACAGAAGGACACGAGAAGAGATGCCGGCCTTACCATGGGAAGTCGAAGAGGCTGATCATGAAGGGATCCAGTTCCATTTTTTAGCAGCGCCTGTCAGGATTTTAACTGAAAATGGGAAGGTAAAGGCTTTGGAATGTATCAAGATGCGATTAGGTAAGCCTGATAATAGCGGAAGAAGGAGACCAGAGCCAGTTCCTAATTCTGAATTTACCATTGAAACAGATTGCATCATTACTGCAATTAGTCAGGAATCAGACCTGAAGTTTCTTGGAGACGATCATGGTTTAGATGTTACAAAATGGGGAACGCTTGCTGTTAGTGATACTCTTATGACCAATAAAAAGGGTATTTTTGCCGGGGGCGATGTAACGTTAGGGCCAAGTACTGTCATTGAATGTATTGCACAAGGACATGTTGCCGCAAAGGCTATTGATAGATTCATAAGAGGAGAAGAGGTTCAGGAACCTAAGAAAAAAGCCTGGGTTACACTCTTAGATAACGAATTTGATTTACGTGAAGAAAATTATGATGCCGTTCCTCGCCAGCAGATGCAAATGCTGCCTGTGGAGGATAGAGAGGGCACTTTTAATTTAGTAGAACTCGGCCTTACCGAAGCTCAGGCAAAAATTGAAGCATTACGTTGTCTGAAATGCGATCTTAATATTAATGTAGAAACGAATGAATGCGTACTGTGCGGCCGATGCAGTATGGTATGTCCTGTTGGTGCATTGAAGCAAGTTGATGCGTATGATGAAAATAAAGGGTATCAGCCGTTCGTTAGCAAAGATGGCATAGTAATTAAATATACTGATAAGTGTATTCGATGTGGAAATTGCAAGGATTGTCCGGTAAGTGTGATATCCTTAAAGCGTGTGCTTTGGAAACCTAATGAAGAAATTAATAAAATGTTATAA